CTGCGCAGGGCGACGAGTGCTGCCCAGCCCGCCAGGCCCACGCCGAACCCGACCACCAGCCAGATAGCGATGCCGATGCCCTCCATCTCGACTCACCTCCTCAGGCTGCCCTCGGGCCCAGCCTCGGCCAGCGCCCGATGCCGACTCGCTCCATGGCCTTTCGCGGCAGTGCGCCTGGCTCCCAGGGGGTGCCCAGGACCTGCAGCAGCAGTCGGTCCAGGCCCCAGTAGCCGGCCACACGCCAGGCCAGGACGATCAGGATGCTGAGGGTGAGCAACACCGGGTTGGTGCTGGCGGTGCCGGCCAGCATGAAGTTCAGGTTCATGAAGGCGCCCGTTCCGGCAGCGATGGCGGTGAAGGCGCCCAGGATCAGCGCGATGCCGACGGCCAGCTCGCCCACGACCACCAGCTTGGCGAACCAGGTGTACCACTCGCGCTCCAGCATGAACTGCAGAAAGTCGCGGTACCAGTCGTAGGCGATGGGCGGCCTGGCTGGCGGCGCCGGCACCTGGATCGCCCGCTCCCAGAACGACTTGAGGGCGGTGCCTCCGCTCATCCAGGCGGGGTCGCTGACCTTGCGCAGGCCTGACTCCAGCCACTGGTAGCCCAGGTACATGCGCGCCACCAGCCACAGCCAGGCGAAGGCCGGGCTGGTGAAGACCCGTGCCACCCCCTCTGGCACCATGGCCTGGGCCGCTGTCCTCTTCTCGCCCATGGCTACCTGCCTCCTTTCCTTTTGGTCTCCACCTTCAGCATGGGTTGCGAGGCTTTCGACCGTCCCCCGGCGAAGGTCACAGGCCGCCCCGTCTGAGGGCCACCGGTTGCATGTGACCTCCGTCACAAATCTGCCGAAGCCTGGACATGCGGCACTGGCAGGCCGGGGCGACCGTGCTAACATGGTGGGGCATGGAGGCCGGCCCGACGGCGGCCCCCGCCGAGAGAAGGGGGAGGAGGAGCAGGGATGAAGGCAGTCAGGTATTACGGCCCCGGCGACAAGCGCGTAGAGGACGTCCCCGAACCAGCCATCCAGGAGCCCACCGATGCCATCGTCAGGGTGCGCACGGCCACCATCTGCGGCACCGACCTGCACATCCTCAAGGGACATGTGCCCGAGGTGAAGCCGGGCACGGTCCTGGGCCACGAGGCTGTAGCCGTAGTGGAGGAGGTAGGGGCAGGGGTGCGGCGCTTCCGGCCGGGCGACCGGGTCATAGTGCCCGCCATCAGCGCCTGCGGCATCTGTTCCTACTGCCGCCGTCAGATGTACGGCCAGTGCGAGAACGGGGGCGGCTGGATATTCGGCCACCTGATAGACGGCCTCCATGCCGAGCGGGCCAGGGTGCCCTTCGCCGATACCAGCCTGTATCCGGTGCCTACCGAGCTGGAGGACGAGGACGTCCTCTTCCTGACGGACATCCTGCCCACGGGCTACGAGTGCGGCATCGTCAGGGGCCGGGTGAAGCCCGGCGACGCCGTGGCCATCGTGGGGTCGGGCCCCATCGGCCTCTCCGCCCTGGTGACCAGTCGC
The genomic region above belongs to Dehalococcoidia bacterium and contains:
- a CDS encoding DoxX family protein, whose amino-acid sequence is MGEKRTAAQAMVPEGVARVFTSPAFAWLWLVARMYLGYQWLESGLRKVSDPAWMSGGTALKSFWERAIQVPAPPARPPIAYDWYRDFLQFMLEREWYTWFAKLVVVGELAVGIALILGAFTAIAAGTGAFMNLNFMLAGTASTNPVLLTLSILIVLAWRVAGYWGLDRLLLQVLGTPWEPGALPRKAMERVGIGRWPRLGPRAA
- a CDS encoding zinc-dependent alcohol dehydrogenase family protein; its protein translation is MKAVRYYGPGDKRVEDVPEPAIQEPTDAIVRVRTATICGTDLHILKGHVPEVKPGTVLGHEAVAVVEEVGAGVRRFRPGDRVIVPAISACGICSYCRRQMYGQCENGGGWIFGHLIDGLHAERARVPFADTSLYPVPTELEDEDVLFLTDILPTGYECGIVRGRVKPGDAVAIVGSGPIGLSALVTSRLHGPRMVIVIDLDDNRLELARRLGADHVLNPSREDVRREVMSLTGGGVDVAIEAVGVPGTFELCTELVRPGGNIANIGVHGSPATLHLEKLWIRDVTITTQLVDGYTIPLLLDLIRARRLDPRPLATHTFGFDRVMEAYDVFANAAETRACKVVLKVA